The proteins below come from a single Biomphalaria glabrata chromosome 10, xgBioGlab47.1, whole genome shotgun sequence genomic window:
- the LOC129928736 gene encoding kinesin-like protein KIF15: protein METNIQSSSHKCLTSRLVSTSAQGGMSLDTSLNSVLDVNTADNAIILHTKPEPTIFTYDNVADADTTQEAVFSLVGKKIIEDCLNGYNGSILAYGKTGSGKSFTMFGPSENLESSQLRGVIPRSLEYLFSVIAHQQDHGSKKQFLCRCSFLEIYQEQIFDLLDTASQGIRLCENMNKGVFIDGLIEQVICNPRDAYQLIIKGWLNRRVALTSMNREGSCSHAVFTVKIESKEEVGGFQKSNISQINLIDLAGSERQKATNTDSTRLKISKNRGFESFFQRL from the exons atggaaacaaacataCAATCTTCCAGTCATAAGTGCCTCACTAGCAGACTGGTTAGCACCTCAGCCCAAGGAGGCATGAGCCTGGATActagtttgaattcag TTCTGGATGTTAACACTGCAGACAATGCCATTATTCTTCACACAAAGCCAGAGCCCACAATTTTCACCTATGACAATGTAGCAGATGCTGACACCACACAG GAAGCTGTGTTTTCACTAGTTGGTAAAAAGATTATTGAAGATTGTTTAAATGGCTACAATGGATCCATATTAGCTTA TGGTAAGACTGGCTCAGGAAAAAGTTTTACTATGTTTG gtcCCTCTGAGAACTTGGAAAGCTCTCAGCTTCGCGGTGTGATTCCCAGAAGTTTGGAGTATCTCTTTAGTGTAATAGCTCACCAACAAGAT CATGGCAGTAAAAAACAGTTTTTGTGTCGCTGCTCCTTTTTAGAAATCTATCAAGAGCAAATCTTTGATCTTTTGGATACAGCTTCACAAGGTATTCGCTTATGTGAGAATATGAACAAAGGTGTCTTTATAGATGGACTCATTGAGCAAGTTATCTGCAACCCAAGAGATGCTTATCAG TTAATAATCAAGGGCTGGTTGAATCGTAGAGTAGCTCTTACTTCCATGAACAGAGAGGGTTCGTGCTCTCATGCTGTTTTTACAGTTAAAATAGAGTCAAAG GAGGAAGTAGGTGGTTTCCAAAAAAGCAATATATCACAGATAAATCTAATTGATCTGGCAGgatcagagagacagaaagctaCCAACACTGACAGCACTCGGCTCAAA ATCTCCAAAAATAGAGGATTTGAATCTTTCTTTCAAAGATTATGA